The genomic window CATCATCTCGTGGTAGCGGAGGAAATACTGCTTGATCACCCAGCCCTTGTAGCCGAGGCAGAGGACGAAGCGCTCCACGCCGTGAAAGCCGTAGATCTTCATGATGTGCCAGAGGATCGGCATGCCGCCGATCTCGACCATCGGTTTGGGCCGCAGTTCGGTTTCTTCGCGCAGGCGGGTGCCCTTACCGCCGCACAGAATGACAACGGGGAGTTCGCTGGGGCTGAGCCTTGACATGGCGTCTACCCTAGCAGCCCGAGGTCGAAATCCAGGCGCTCGCCGGCGATAAGATGAGTCTTGCCGTGAGGTACTCGATCGTCCATCAAGCGACCCCGGTTCGCGTGCTCGCCGTCCTGGCGGCCCTGGCTGCAGTGGTTCTGCTTGGGGCTTGCTCGGCCGACCGCGAGCCGACGCGCAGCAACATTCTGTTGATCACGATCGACACCCTGCGTGCCGATCACCTGTCGAGTTACGGCTATCCGCGCAAGACCTCGCCGGTTCTCGACCGGCTAGCCGCGGAGGGTGTGCGTTTCGATCAGGCGGCGGTTCAGTGGCCCAAGACCGGGCCTTCCTTCGCGTCGATGATGACCTCGACTTATCCGAAGAACAACGGCATCGTCCGCAAGGTCGGAATCCCGCTGCCGGAGGAATTCAACATGCTGGCCGAGGAGCTTC from bacterium includes these protein-coding regions:
- a CDS encoding NTP transferase domain-containing protein, encoding MSRLSPSELPVVILCGGKGTRLREETELRPKPMVEIGGMPILWHIMKIYGFHGVERFVLCLGYKGWVIKQYFLRYHEMM